One stretch of Phaeodactylum tricornutum CCAP 1055/1 chromosome 9, whole genome shotgun sequence DNA includes these proteins:
- a CDS encoding predicted protein — MSTSSFPDATDAFAAPSSTVDHKIRSDLDTVSEKMDLCVSLLRPGGGSPDPSVRADETLLQLIGFLEACAPRMVELVEAAAQGALDEATLMQCLEVNDRLTKLMADIDTALLIESPATTTVAAAPTSEPTIDLDDLLLDDSTQEALPLSVPTAGLKSTGEDDPFAAFDKTPKPASSSTAPVLAPSNDEFDDFFTERTHSQQK, encoded by the coding sequence ATGTCcacttcttcttttccggaTGCTACAGACGCATTTGCAGCGCCGTCTTCAACCGTGGACCACAAAATTCGGTCGGATTTGGATACTGTCTCCGAGAAGATGGATCTCTGCGTCAGTTTACTGCGTCCAGGAGGCGGCAGCCCGGATCCTTCCGTCCGTGCCGACGAAACGCTGTTGCAGCTTATTGGCTTTCTAGAAGCCTGTGCGCCTCGCATGGTGGAATTGGTCGAAGCCGCCGCGCAGGGAGCCTTAGACGAAGCCACTCTGATGCAATGTCTAGAAGTCAACGACCGGCTGACGAAACTCATGGCGGACATTGATACAGCCTTATTGATAGAATCTCCAGCCACTACCACCGTGGCTGCGGCACCAACGAGTGAACCGACCATTGATCTGGACGACTTGCTCCTGGACGACAGTACTCAAGAGGCACTTCCATTATCAGTACCGACGGCGGGGCTCAAATCAACGGGCGAAGATGATCCGTTTGCCGCGTTTGACAAGACACCTAAACCAGCATCATCATCCACCGCCCCAGTCTTGGCGCCGTCTAAtgacgaattcgacgacttcTTCACGGAacgcactcacagtcaacaaaagtAG
- a CDS encoding predicted protein translates to MTNRASMTASRFPSTESSDSNPRYGKKALKRGHIGEESWCSSIHARQRSKRGYGVRFREIRNRRLPWRSWLLYSTPLVLFSLFRSIPYPITERAILGSTAIMPLHQTQTPTVASQPFSEQSTSTQNAVKPGIWTEKSAQLTHPTSTPMSMIFMRAVGNALPPRHSPEQTLESLDFVLAHEEKFQNTTTHWFLNRLIDLEVQEQVLRRLRKANETYTILPFDLRVYDKIGYAWERISNDGIHNRAAPGSSQSDIEYTRLRLEEEIQHEKLLYVSNVNGVRRAMLEYGRKHTHAQYILPWDGNCFMTRNAWSAIQSSLSMHPSAKYFSVPMDRVTESNEVLLSDTYKPNPIEEPQIIFHREAQADFNENLRYGRREKLELLTRIGVKGSWDARPWRYSKMENRTLDLNRAADSTGGVPVAGWTERLYSGTSAAETENRMNLRGLLRKRATALLVTELDRRAAQDIHGLQSSTTLFYDEAQMMAQRNRWISGERNTLILELVHSADQAMVAGPWSVMDKLPFGCGISGDCHDYFETSLNFLPNLNASEYDNWLRPIMRRDGQFDTNLSNAGKEKYDGSGMAAMASNTSILALAYSLTENEKYIHKAADNLRHWFISDVTRMKPHLKYSRVERNKDGELFASASGLMEMKDLYFFLDAIKIVEKSGVLSKSECSSLRQWFADYLEWLTYSEQGLSEIAAINHHGLYYDIQVAPLALYVGNVSLAVSRMHRSLSRLQRHVNVKTGALSHELNDTNCELLLSFTLQGWVTMARMSETIGLDYWNQYQSNASKESLLCRAMSFANPYLRRREKCSGDIHDDDITRWWPLLFASSQHCPNLKTGHQSREVSSWIPNKLRNPDLDRFKMPHLYKHSYGIAPFWNLGIRT, encoded by the coding sequence ATGACGAACAGAGCGTCGATGACCGCCTCCCGATTCCCTTCTACCGAAAGCAGTGATTCGAACCCACGCTACGGCAAAAAAGCACTCAAGCGTGGTCACATAGGAGAGGAGAGCTGGTGCAGTTCAATCCACGCACGGCAAAGATCTAAAAGAGGATATGGCGTTAGATTCCGCGAAATACGAAATCGTCGGCTCCCTTGGCGGTCTTGGCTTCTCTATTCAACACCGCTTGTACTATTTTCACTCTTTCGGTCAATACCTTATCCCATCACCGAACGAGCAATACTCGGCTCGACGGCCATTATGCCGTTGCATCAAACTCAGACTCCGACGGTTGCAAGTCAGCCATTTTCAGAGCAATCCACCTCCACCCAAAATGCGGTGAAACCGGGAATCTGGACAGAAAAATCAGCACAACTGACTCACCCTACGTCTACGCCTATGTCAATGATCTTTATGCGTGCCGTTGGAAACGCTTTACCACCCAGGCATAGCCCAGAGCAGACGTTAGAGAGCCTGGACTTTGTCTTGGCGCATGAGGAAAAGTTTCAGAATACAACAACCCACTGGTTTTTGAATCGCCTCATTGATCTCGAGGTCCAAGAACAAGTACTGCGCCGACTCCGAAAGGCTAACGAAACCTACACGATACTTCCCTTTGACTTACGAGTGTACGACAAAATCGGATACGCATGGGAAAGAATTTCAAATGATGGAATTCACAATCGCGCCGCGCCAGGCTCGAGCCAATCAGACATCGAATACACAAGACTACGTCTCGAAGAAGAAATACAACACGAAAAACTGCTTTACGTGAGCAATGTCAATGGCGTAAGGCGTGCAATGCTCGAATATGGTCGCAAGCATACACATGCACAATATATACTTCCTTGGGACGGTAATTGTTTCATGACACGAAATGCGTGGTCTGCgatccaatcatctctgAGCATGCACCCCAGCGCCAAGTACTTTTCAGTACCCATGGACAGGGTTACCGAATCCAATGAAGTTTTGCTGTCGGATACCTATAAGCCAAACCCTATTGAAGAGCCACAGATTATTTTTCATCGAGAGGCTCAGGCTGACTTTAACGAGAACCTCCGCTATGGTCGGAGAGAAAAGCTTGAACTTCTGACGCGGATCGGTGTGAAAGGATCATGGGATGCGCGGCCGTGGCGCTACAGTAAAATGGAAAACCGAACTTTGGATCTGAACCGAGCAGCGGACTCCACTGGGGGTGTTCCTGTCGCCGGGTGGACGGAACGCTTGTACTCAGGGACAAGTGCCGCCGAAACAGAAAATAGGATGAATTTGCGCGGTCTTTTAAGAAAGCGTGCAACAGCCCTCCTCGTAACCGAACTTGATCGACGAGCTGCTCAGGATATACACGGGTTGCAATCATCGACGACACTATTTTATGATGAGGCACAAATGATGGCACAGCGGAACAGATGGATATCAGGTGAGCGCAATACTTTGATTTTAGAGTTGGTGCATTCGGCTGACCAGGCAATGGTGGCTGGACCTTGGTCCGTGATGGACAAGCTACCATTTGGCTGCGGTATTTCGGGAGATTGTCACGACTATTTTGAAACTTCATTAAATTTCTTGCCGAATCTCAATGCCTCTGAGTATGATAACTGGTTGAGGCCGATCATGAGGCGGGATGGGCAATTTGACACAAATTTGTCAAACGCTGGCAAGGAAAAATACGATGGCTCTGGTATGGCTGCAATGGCATCCAACACGTCTATTCTTGCTTTGGCATACTCCTTGACGGAGAATGAGAAGTACATCCACAAGGCTGCAGATAATCTACGCCACTGGTTCATTTCTGACGTAACGCGTATGAAACCCCATCTCAAGTATTCCCGAGTTGAAAGGAACAAAGACGGCGAGTTGTTTGCTTCTGCATCTGGTTTGATGGAAATGAAAGACCTGTATTTCTTCCTGGATGCGATAaaaattgtcgaaaagtCTGGAGTTCTGTCAAAGTCGGAGTGTAGCTCGCTTCGTCAATGGTTTGCCGACTATCTCGAGTGGTTGACGTACAGTGAACAAGGTTTGTCGGAAATTGCTGCAATCAACCACCACGGTCTCTATTACGATATCCAGGTCGCACCGCTTGCGCTGTATGTTGGGAACGTGTCCTTAGCGGTGTCGCGAATGCACAGGTCGTTGTCGCGGCTCCAGCGTCATGTTAACGTAAAGACGGGGGCGCTATCCCATGAACTTAATGACACGAATTGCGAGCTCCTTCTATCATTTACGTTGCAGGGATGGGTGACGATGGCACGTATGAGCGAAACGATTGGGTTAGACTATTGGAACCAGTACCAGAGCAACGCTTCGAAGGAAAGCCTTCTATGTCGGGCTATGTCGTTCGCGAACCCATACTTGCGACGACGAGAGAAGTGTTCGGGAGAcatccacgacgacgatatcACGCGTTGGTGGCCGCTACTGTTTGCATCGTCTCAACATTGTCCAAACCTCAAGACAGGCCATCAGTCTCGAGAGGTCAGTAGTTGGATTCCAAACAAGCTTCGCAATCCCGATTTAGATCGGTTCAAAATGCCTCATCTCTACAAGCATTCGTATGGCATTGctccattttggaatctaGGAATACGGACGTAA
- a CDS encoding predicted protein — protein sequence MLRQVIFGSFLALFASSIAAFSLDRRAFVRDVALTTAAVATGVTVSAPLPAFAVPVTGAKAPFFELPNSRGSGSTSLKNLINSGKWTVLYFYPGAFSKGCTLEARGFQRDIERYRALNAQIVGVSVDPVEKNAQFCSAEGLDFYMLSDTGGRVSNLYGSALSVPGFGMFSNRQTYIIDPEGNLRWVFTDVESRIARHSVEVLEKLNELETVKA from the coding sequence ATGCTTCGACAAGTCATCTTTGGTTCCTTCCTCGCATTGTTCGCGTCTTCGATAGCGGCCTTTTCGTTGGATCGACGAGCCTTCGTCCGAGACGTGGCGCTTACGACGGCTGCGGTAGCCACCGGTGTCACTGTCTCGGCGCCCCTTCCCGCGTTTGCCGTACCGGTAACGGGGGCTAAGGCTCCCTTCTTTGAGCTCCCCAATAGTCGAGGCAGCGGCAGCACGTCGCTCAAGAATCTTATCAACTCTGGCAAGTGGACCGTGTTGTACTTTTACCCCGGAGCCTTTTCGAAGGGCTGTACTTTGGAAGCACGCGGTTTCCAAAGGGACATTGAGCGATACCGAGCACTCAACGCCCAGATCGTGGGTGTCTCGGTCGATCCGGTGGAAAAGAACGCGCAGTTCTGCTCCGCCGAGGGACTAGACTTTTACATGCTGAGTGATACCGGTGGTCGGGTTTCTAACCTGTACGGATCGGCGCTGTCGGTGCCAGGCTTTGGTATGTTCAGCAACCGCCAAACCTACATCATTGATCCGGAGGGTAACTTGCGTTGGGTCTTCACCGACGTAGAATCGCGTATCGCGAGACATTCGGTGGAAGTCTTGGAGAAACTCAACGAATTGGAAACAGTTAAGGCGTAG
- a CDS encoding predicted protein yields MPEPPSAPTQRSTSTTTTTTNSSRSAIADFKRGVKRDKTHYPVLKDDRYWDNFYRTFVVTAVSHNVVINKSSSAFHANSHSLTDTGHPSSTDELLHENGNGKFHECGNDTELLAHLTDCSSNMANGDICKVLASASSYKQNSKNSLLSNMLEYSISRHSVAGTTSSLINRGANGGLAGSDVKILNKRGRSASITGINDHTLPDLDIVTAAGLVESQNGPIIVILHQYAHHGKGKTIHSSAQLEYYKNIVEDHSRVLGGKQCIITRDDYVIPLHVCQGLAYMDMRPPSDTEFDTLPHVVLTSDVDWDTSIIDNEIDLVTDWDDAVQDLPSDVRGTLHVANFDIFSSPDFVDRSTAINNILLSNQHDMTPNPHNYEALRPCLGWISADTVQKTIMATTQFAREVYNAPMRKHFKSRFPALNVHWRNEAVATDTIWSDTPAVDDGAKFAQLFVGRQSLVTDIYPMKTDKEFVNALEDNIRHRGAMDKLISDHAKAEISKKVSDITCAYHIDQWQSEPNHQHQNYAKRRIATVEANANKILNKTGAPNSTWLLCVSYICYLFNHLAHESLHNCTPLEILNGSTPDIRVLLQFHFWEPNYYQLEDPTFPSDGTEKKGHFVGIADSVGDALT; encoded by the exons ATGCCGGAACCTCCGTCTGCACCTACCCAAAGATCAACCAGTACAACGACTACAACTACAAATTCTAGTCGCTCTGCTATTGCCGATTTCAAACGAGGAGTAAAACGAGACAAGACGCACTATCCAGTTCTTAAAGATGACCGTTATTGGGACAACTTCTACCGTACTTTTGTCGTTACCGCAGTATCGCACAATGtagtgataaa CAAGTCATCATCTGCTTTTCATGCCAACTCCCACTCTTTAACCGATACGGGACACCCCTCATCAACGGACGAATTGTTGCACGAAAACGGCAACGGTAAATTCCATGAGTGCGGGAACGACACGGAACTGCTTGCACACCTTACTGATTGCTCAAGTAATATGGCAAATGGAGACATTTGCAAGGTCCTTGCTTCAGCTTCCTCCTATAAGCAAAATTCAAAGAACTCCCTGCTGTCAAATATGCTCGAGTACAGTATTTCCCGACACTCCGTTGCTGGGACTACATCCTCCCTCATCAACAGAGGCGCAAACGGCGGACTTGCAGGAAGCGATGTTAAAATCCTTAACAAAAGAGGCCGTTCTGCAAGCATCACGGGTATTAATGACCATACTTTGCCTgatttggacattgtcaccgcCGCCGGCCTTGTTGAATCCCAAAATGGACCCATCATTGTCATACTTCACCAGTACGCACACCATGGAAAAGGTAAAACAATTCATTCTAGTGCGCAACTTGAGTATTACAAGAATATTGTTGAGGACCATTCCCGTGTTTTAGGAGGTAAACAATGTATCATAACTCGAGATGATTATGTTATTCCTCTACATGTTTGTCAAGGACTAGCTTATATGGACATGCGACCTCCTTCCGATACGGAATTTGACACGTTACCCCACGTTGTACTTACTTCCGATGTCGACTGGGACACGTCCATTATTGACAACGAAATTGACCTTGTCACAGATTGGGATGATGCCGTCCAGGACCTTCCCAGCGACGTACGTGGAACCCT GCACGTTGCGAACTTTGACATTTTTTCGTCACCTGACTTTGTTGATCGGTCCACGGCTATCAATAATATACTCTTGTCAAATCAACATGACATGACCCCCAATCCACACAATTACGAAGCCTTGCGTCCTTGTCTTGGCTGGATCTCCGCCGACACAGTCCAGAAAACCATTATGGCCACTACGCAATTCGCTCGTGAAGTCTATAATGCACCCATGCGTAAACATTTCAAGTCTCGTTTTCCGGCACTTAACGTTCACTGGCGCAACGAAGCTGTAGCTACTGATACCATTTGGTCGGACACGCCTGCTGTTGATGATGGCGCTAAATTTGCGCAATTATTTGTCGGTAGACAATCGCTTGTCACCGACATTTACCCTATGAAAACAGACAAAGAGTTTGTTAATGCTCTCGAAGACAATATTCGTCATCGTGGCGCCATGGATAAACTCATCAGTGATCATGCTAAAGCCGAGatcagcaagaaagtttcTGATATTACCTGCGCTTACCACATTGATCAATGGCAAAGCGAGCCTAATCaccagcaccaaaattatgCCAAACGCCGAATTGCAACTGTCGAAGCAAATGCGAATAAAATTCTAAACAAAACTGGTGCACCCAATTCTACATGGTTATTGTGTGTTTCCTACATTTGTTATTTGTTTAATCATTTGGCACATGAGTCTTTGCACAATTGCACTCCTCTTGAAATTCTTAATGGTAGTACTCCTGATATTCGCGTACTCCTTCAATTCCATTTCTGGGAACCAAACTACTACCAACTTGAAGAccctacttttccttccgatggaactgaaaagaaaggccattttgttggaattgcaGATTCCGTTGGTGATGCCCTTACCTAA
- the Pt-KIF-1 gene encoding kinesin like protein (Chromokinesin family member are involved in spindle formation and the movements of chromosomes during mitosis. Binds to microtubules and to DNA.; chromokinesin): PSTPKAKPNSSRPSVPITRLVAETTTTSFSSPSSRNFDFDAVLPPDATQSDVYRATVGDSVSRNAFAGYHTTILAYGQTGSGKTYTMMGAPRLNDGDGVIPRAVHDLFRTRQLQCAQGKIVSMDLTYLEIYNDELRDLLSETMQGETTILSPSSSTLKLRDHGSNTAEGIVVQGLTRVAVDSMADVHTYMEQAHRNRTTGSTRLNERSSRSHAICTLTVTTKTTSASRSGAHSTNTTRAKLTLVDLAGSERIKETGVVGLQQQESININKDLFVLGKVVSALSQETKGHVPYRDSKLTRLLRDSLGGNCCTVLIACVSPADMHVEESINTLRYAERSRSI; encoded by the exons CCCTCTACTCCCAAAGCCAAACCAAATTCCAGTAGACCATCCGTACCTATAACTCGGCTAGTGGCAGAAACCACAACTACGTCGTTTTCGAGTCCCTCTTCCCGTAACTTTGATTTCGATGCCGTTCTACCCCCCGACGCAACCCAATCCGACGTTTACCGGGCAACCGTTGGCGACTCCGTTTCTAGGAACGCCTTTGCGGGATATCATACCACTATTCTGGCGTACGGACAAACGGGATCGGGTAAGACTTACACCATGATGGGGGC CCCACGCTTGAACGACGGAGATGGTGTTATTCCTCGAGCCGTCCACGATTTATTCCGGACTCGTCAGTTGCAGTGCGCGCAAGGCAAGATCGTTTCCATGGATTTGACGTACCTAGAAATCTACAACGATGAATTGCGGGACTTACTCTCGGAAACAATGCAGGGGGAAACGACTATCCTTTCACCGTCTTCGTCAACACTCAAACTTCGCGATCACGGAAGCAATACCGCCGAAGGTATCGTCGTCCAAGGTTTGACCCGAGTTGCTGTCGATTCCATGGCGGATGTGCATACTTACATGGAACAGGCGCATCGCAATCGCACAACGGGTAGCACTCGACTCAACGAGCGGTCCAGCCGATCGCACGCCATTTGCACCTTGACGGTCACAACCAAAACCACCTCAGCCTCTAGGTCAGGAGCCCATTCTACCAATACGACTCGAGCGAAACTGACATTAGTGGATCTGGCTGGATCGGAACGGATCAAAGAGACCGGAGTGGTGGGACTGCAGCAACAGGAGTCCATCAATATCAATAAAGATTTGTTCGTGCTCGGTAAGGTCGTTTCGGCATTGAGTCAGGAGACCAAGGGACACGTACCCTACCGAGACAGTAAATTGACTAGGCTGTTGCGAGATTCATTAGGAG GAAATTGTTGTACGGTATTGATTGCGTGCGTTTCCCCGGCGGACATGCACGTCGAGGAGTCGATCAATACGCTGCGCTATGCGGAGCGATCTCGTTCGATT
- the Pt-KIF3 gene encoding kinesin family-like protein: protein MVGECSAGLRFHNPHTISSLPPFQGRLSKLFRLKNRPSKLLPKMSSRLALVTNDDDAPVNSFADTSRSGNVHVIARIRPFHQIEIDNGCQTSVFAVGKPTELNAKAERAARLGITEKDANAPLSLGGASSIDSDDLLLDELLDENCTYTENSAHTSSMEESITNEPIDTDVKQPAEVASKFLIVRQSKNRKLTETLFEFDAVLAPDATQVDVYNSVKGPVQNILRGCKTTVVACGQAATGKSYTVIGPAGSKSQEDSAKLTEHDGLILRTVHDLYDAKQTFAKNGKDLAIELTYIEIHNDKIRDLLADNNHAMRLMDQGSDSGVHVKGIEVATVESIPQIHALLYDAALRRKTAPLKQNRHSSRSHAICTVTTMVKPLDNSSQACVGKLTLVDLPSSERIKETGVKGERRQEAIQNNKDLFTLGKVVLSLSEKSKHRFHWTQKHVPFRDSKLTRLLRDSLGGNCCTLLLACVSPADIHAADSLKTLQYAERVTAIRSASELNDKQPESEDNTSSSFDVQSVTPLSVGSFVDSQVPDDVQMLSAKLDMCNDMLEKLEAKSFDRESRLRASNENVCRIDQLYGELDGLFAKVDACNEKLWKLETHTFEEETSIGIDSAGSFEDIRPANMLLLSHEVDDLLLRLNSCSEQLRHLDLCSCSITVMDKVVDIGQATSANTSCKIIAELDGSDHTLTDLATFEVFDALESNFITEERNDDHEFVSSNVAPEKDSLMTGIPGLEKEHTTFSDTEDEVQVNDTNQKFEQTVRVVLSEKKDGVSPELHHIQQAQKASECHCEFSVFATNPEHAEFYLPKLAISCECGKEQSVSLVTGTEPSALENILRSWQVMFLHSLSISDAVSFVYSYKHQAAEMAKELFHWRTTRNMTSFRPSLCAVALHVWNRTCQTVIKSIFEQQATGIKKLDRPDLLQVRLATATRKVLMEQRYQKIECIEISGLS, encoded by the exons ATGGTAGGAGAGTGCTCTGCTGGTCTCCGCTTTCACAATCCGCACACTATCAGTTCCTTACCGCCATTCCAAGGGCGATTGTCGAAGCTTTTCCGACTGAAGAACCGACCAAGCAAGCTCTTACCCAAGATGTCTTCCAGACTAGCTCTTGTGACGAATGATGACGATGCGCCAGTCAACTCCTTTGCCGATACGAGTCGATCCGGGAACGTTCATGTAATTGCTCGAATTCGTCCTTTCCATCAAATCGAAATTGACAACGGATGTCAGACGAGCGTCTTCGCGGTAGGGAAGCCTACAGAATTAAACGCCAAAGCAGAGAGGGCCGCTCGCTTGGGGATTACTGAGAAAGATGCCAACGCGCCGCTTTCTCTTGGTGGTGCGTCCTCCATCGATAGTGACGATTTGCTTCTGGACGAGCTTCTCGATGAAAATTGTACTTACACCGAAAATTCCGCACACACGTCATCAATGGAAGAAAGCATCACAAACGAACCAATTGACACCGATGTTAAACAGCCAGCTGAAGTTGCTTCTAAGTTCCTCATTGTTCGACAGTCAAAAAACAGAAAACTTACTGAAACTTTGTTCGAGTTCGATGCCGTGCTTGCGCCTGACGCGACTCAAGTTGATGTCTACAATTCCGTTAAAGGTCCGGTTCAGAACATTTTGCGTGGATGCAAAACGACTGTTGTTGCATGTGGTCAAGCTGCAACTGGAAAATCGTACACAGTGATTGGACCAGCAGGTAGCAAGAGCCAAGAAGACTCAGCCAAGCTTACGGAACACGACGGTTTAATTCTGAGAACCGTGCACGATTTGTACGATGCTAAGCAAACTTTCGCGAAGaatgggaaagatttagCCATCGAGCTTACATATATTGAGATTCACAATGACAAAATCCGAGATTTACTGGCTGATAACAATCATGCTATGCGCCTTATGGATCAGGGATCTGATTCTGGCGTGCATGTAAAAGGCATTGAGGTTGCTACCGTGGAATCAATTCCCCAAATTCATGCGCTACTCTACGATGCGGCGCTGCGACGCAAAACAGCTCCATTAAAACAAAATCGACACTCAAGTCGGTCACATGCTATATGCacggtgacgacgatggtcAAGCCATTGGATAATTCATCACAAGCGTGTGTTGGAAAGTTGACATTAGTTGATTTACCAAGCTCTGAGAGAATCAAGGAAACTGGTGTAAAGGGAGAAAGGCGCCAGgaagccatccaaaacaatAAAGACCTGTTTACGTTGGGAAAGGTAGTGCTGTCTCTATCGGAAAAGAGTAAACACAGATTCCATTGGACCCAAAAGCATGTTCCGTTTCGAGACTCCAAGCTTACTAGACTATTACGAGATTCGTTGGGAG GTAACTGTTGCACACTGTTGCTGGCATGCGTCTCCCCGGCTGACATTCACGCGGCCGATTCGCTGAAGACATTGCAATATGCGGAACGCGTCACAGCCATTCGTTCTGCTTCAGAGCTCAATGACAAGCAGCCAGAGTCGGAAGATAATACGAGTTCTTCTTTTGAT GTTCAATCCGTTACACCACTTTCTGTGGGATCCTTCGTGGATTCACAGGTTCCTGATGACGTCCAGATGCTGAGCGCTAAACTTGACATGTGCAATGACATGTTAGAGAAGCTGGAGGCCAAAAGTTTTGATCGAGAGTCTCGACTCCGTGCTTCCAATGAGAATGTCTGCAGAATCGATCAACTATATGGTGAACTAGATGGGCTTTTCGCAAAAGTCGATGCTTGCAACGagaagctttggaagctgGAGACCCATACATTCGAAGAAGAGACTAGCATAGGAATAGACTCAGCGGGATCATTCGAAGATATAAGACCAGCAAACATGCTTCTTCTCAGTCACGAAGTTGATGACCTTTTGTTAAGGCTGAACTCATGTAGCGAGCAGCTTCGTCATTTGGATTTATGCTCGTGCAGCATCACAGTGATGGATAAAGTCGTTGATATCGGGCAAGCTACTTCCGCCAATACATCTTGCAAAATCATTGCTGAGTTGGATGGGTCGGACCACACCCTTACGGACTTGGCGACATTTGAAGTTTTTGATGCGCTTGAGTCAAATTTTATAACCGAAGAGCGCAATGATGATCATGAATTTGTGTCATCCAACGTTGCTCCTGAAAAAGATAGCTTAATGACGGGGATACCTGGTCTCGAAAAGGAACACACAACTTTCTCCGATACCGAAGATGAAGTGCAAGTGAACGACACTAACCAAAAATTTGAGCAAACGGTACGAGTCGTCCTTTCAGAAAAAAAAGACGGGGTCTCACCAGAATTGCATCATATTCAACAGGCCCAAAAAGCTAGCGAGTGTCACTGCGAATTCTCTGTCTTTGCAACGAATCCCGAACACGCCGAATTTTATCTTCCGAAGTTGGCAATCTCTTGCGAATGTGGCAAGGAGCAATCAGTATCACTTGTTACTGGCACGGAACCGAGCGCTCTCGAGAACATCCTACGTAGTTGGCAGGTTATGTTCCTTCACTCTTTGTCTATTTCTGATGCCGTGTCTTTTGTTTATTCATATAAGCACCAAGCTGCAGAGATGGCGAAAGAACTTTTCCATTGGCGAACAACAAGAAATATGACATCCTTTCGGCCAAGTCTCTGCGCAGTTGCTTTGCATGTCTGGAACCGAACCTGTCAAACCGTCATCAAATCGATTTTCGAACAACAGGCCACTGGGATCAAGAAGCTCGATCGACCGGACTTGTTGCAGGTAAGGCTGGCAACGGCAACCCGTAAAGTCCTAATGGAGCAGCGCTACCAGAAGATTGAATGCATTGAAATTAGTGGTCTGTCTTGA
- a CDS encoding predicted protein, giving the protein YAHWTQRGYYPDDPHKENQDEFSITTSFAGEHSGAMLGVYDGHGKHGHDCASFVKKKLPSIVGKYWPYLDAAEYKACCEKAFLECNDSLRNTDAVDAKMSGTTAITAHFHGKLMTICNVGDSRAVLVFPENGKLLAIPLSRDQTPYRKDERERVKKLGAAVLSIDQMEGVEEIHENWGDMVLGEDVDIHGDPPRVWVEGKDYPGTAFTRSLGDSLAEGIGVTAQPEMLTRELTMNDHILIIASDGIFEFIRNQHAIDLCASCRNPVEACERLVKAAYDQWLTYENRTDDITVIV; this is encoded by the exons TACGCACACTGGACACAGCGTGGATATTATCCTGATGATCCGCACAAGGAAAATCAGGACGAATTTTCCATTACGACATCCTTTGCTGGGGAGCATTCTGGTGCCATGCTCGGCGTCTACGATGGGCACGGTAAACACGGACACGATTGTGCATCCTTTGTcaagaagaaattgccttCTATTGTGGGAAAGTAT TGGCCGTACTTGGATGCAGCGGAATACAAAGCATGTTGTGAAAAAGCATTTTTGGAATGCAACGATTCTCTGCGGAATACAGATGCG GTGGACGCCAAAATGAGTGGAACTACGGCGATTACAGCACACTTTCACGGAAAGTTGATGACTATTTGTAATGTCGGGGACAGTCGTGCAGTACTTG TGTTTCCGGAAAATGGCAAACTCTTGGCCATTCCACTTTCTCGTGATCAAACGCCATACCGTAAAGATGAGCGTGAAAGGGTGAAAAAGTTGGGTGCAGCTGTTCTGAGCATTGATCAAATGGAAGGAGTCGAAGAAATACACGAGAATTGGGGGGATATGGTGCTGGGTGAAGACGTCGATATTCATGGCGATCCACCACGTGTCTGGGTCGAAGGCAAAGACTACCCCGGTACGGCATTCACTCGATCACTAGGTGACTCTTTGGCAGAGGGAATCGGTGTTACAGCACAACCAGAAATGTTGACTAGGGAGCTCACTATGAATGACCATATATTGATTATCGCGTCCGATGGTATCTTCGAATTTATTCGCAATCAGCATGCTATTGATCTTTGCGCGTCTTGCCGTAATCCCGTTGAAGCATGTGAACGATTAGTGAAGGCTGCCTACGATCAATGGTTGACGTACGAGAATCGGACGGATGACATTACTGTAATTGTT